One part of the Arabidopsis thaliana chromosome 1 sequence genome encodes these proteins:
- a CDS encoding Uncharacterized protein family (UPF0497) (Uncharacterised protein family (UPF0497); CONTAINS InterPro DOMAIN/s: Uncharacterised protein family UPF0497, trans-membrane plant (InterPro:IPR006702), Uncharacterised protein family UPF0497, trans-membrane plant subgroup (InterPro:IPR006459); BEST Arabidopsis thaliana protein match is: Uncharacterised protein family (UPF0497) (TAIR:AT5G15290.1); Has 565 Blast hits to 565 proteins in 21 species: Archae - 0; Bacteria - 0; Metazoa - 0; Fungi - 0; Plants - 565; Viruses - 0; Other Eukaryotes - 0 (source: NCBI BLink).), which yields MEEAKHNEAEEAQGIEAREAKQIEAGETSRSSRKLITFEPKLVINKGISVLGFVLRLFAVFGTIGSALAMGTTHESVVSLSQLVLLKVKYSDLPTLMFFVVANAISGGYLVLSLPVSIFHIFSTQAKTSRIILLVVDTVMLALVSSGASAATATVYLAHEGNTTANWPPICQQFDGFCERISGSLIGSFCAVILLMLIVINSAISLSRH from the exons atggaagaagcaaaGCATAATGAAGCTGAGGAAGCACAAGGGATTGAAGCTAGGGAAGCAAAACAGATTGAAGCTGGGGAAACTTCAAGATCATCTAGGAAATTGATTACTTTTGAGCCAAAGTTGGTTATAAACAAAGGAATATCGGTTCTTGGATTCGTTCTGCGGTTATTTGCTGTTTTTGGAACTATAGGAAGCGCGCTTGCCATGGGAACAACACATGAATCTGTTGTCTCTTTGAGTCAGCTCGTACTTCTGAAAGTTAAATACAGCGACTTACCAACGCTCAT GTTTTTCGTGGTTGCAAACGCCATTTCTGGTGGATATTTGGTTCTTTCTCTACCTGTGAGTATCTTTCATATCTTCAGTACTCAAGCTAAAACCTCGAGAATCATCTTGCTCGTTGTCGACACG GTGATGCTGGCTTTGGTTAGCTCTGGAGCATCTGCAGCAACAGCCACCGTGTATTTAGCTCACGAGGGGAACACAACTGCTAATTGGCCACCGATCTGCCAGCAATTTGACGGATTCTGTGAACGCATCTCGGGATCTCTCATCGGTTCTTTCTGCGCAGTGATCTTACTCATGCTTATTGTTATCAATTCCGCTATCTCCCTCTCTCGCCACTAA